The Clavelina lepadiformis chromosome 1, kaClaLepa1.1, whole genome shotgun sequence genome segment TTACCGTAAAAGTGTCCAAAGTCTTTGTGAGCGGGCTTTCCATCACCAGAAGTGAATTCATTTGGAAACGTTTCCTGTAAGTTGTAACATTATTTCCTCTTTCAATCAGTAGTAGTGAAAATGGTATAGCACAACAAAACTAATCCCAAGTAGCACCCACTGTTCCAACTCGATTGATAGCACAGGAGTAGTAATGATTGGCAATAGCAGCACATCGAGCTTCAATTGGCCACATAGGCTCAGATAACGCACCAACAGTTGCAGAAGGgttgaaaacaatttcagcACCATTGACTCCATACATCATCCTTCATCGAAATGAAGCACTTGGTAGTGAGTTTACACAGTTCAATTTTACTTTAAGAAATTAGAACCAAAACACTAACCAATTTAGTGGGTGATGTCGGCCATAGCATATATTTATCGCAATTTTTCCATACACAGTCTGAAATACTCTGTGTCCTGTATTTCCTTCCATGTAATAAGTGGACTGTAAATCAGAAGTTACCCaactttctttaaatttatctaatgtaaacaatgcattgaaaatgtgaaaaacaaaaaaattgagtGATTTATGTGGTACATGAAACCgctattaacaaaaaaattctaaTCGTCCAACAAGTTATACCTCGTTAAAGTCACCAACACGGGGAATGTGATTTTTACGGGTTTTTCCGAGAACAACACCAGTATTGGAAATTACAACTGCGGTGTTCCATAAAGTTCCCCCATGAGCTCCATCTCGTTCCAAAATTGGTGATATAATTACCATGTTATACCGTTTCGCCATCTTACAAAAgagaaacatttttcaaagaattgaaaataaataaccaATCAATAATAATTCAAATTGTATACAATAGGAGCCAAACATGTCTATGATGGCATATTAAACATTACAAAACAATCATGAAACAGTAGTCAGCAACCTAATAAGATGACTTTTGCAAGCCTTTAAAAAGATATCTGATGCATGATGTTTTATCAGGTATTGTCAACTTTCAACAGTTCATTGTTATTTCCTCATTCATACCTCTTGACAGTATTTAGTAGTTGGACCATCTTCTGCAGATTCAGCAAAATCAGTCCAAGGTACTTTCTCGCGAGTGCAGAATGCAAAGGGCATTGCTAAAAGAGAAAACAACATCATAATATTATTATCAATACCTAGAACCAGAAGTTTAGCAAAAAACAACCATAagtattaacaaaaaataccaaaCATTAATACATTTTATGAATAACGGTTTTACCAACCATTGCAAACTACAACTACCTGTAGGTAGACGTaatatgaaaaagtttaagaaaatAACATACTCCAAGCTTCCTGAAAGCATAGAATGTTTACACCACAATGAGAAGCAACATCAGCTATATCTCCAATTCTTTTATGGAATGCATCAACCTGTTTTGGTACGCCAGCACTTCA includes the following:
- the LOC143461642 gene encoding beta-ureidopropionase-like; amino-acid sequence: MEFENIEKCLEKYIPSEELAEVQRILYGKQCKKLEFSENAKERNENLGFELAGYEMPGTTSKPRRIRIGLIQNKIVLPTNAPVKDQVDAFHKRIGDIADVASHCGVNILCFQEAWTMPFAFCTREKVPWTDFAESAEDGPTTKYCQEMAKRYNMVIISPILERDGAHGGTLWNTAVVISNTGVVLGKTRKNHIPRVGDFNESTYYMEGNTGHRVFQTVYGKIAINICYGRHHPLNWMMYGVNGAEIVFNPSATVGALSEPMWPIEARCAAIANHYYSCAINRVGTETFPNEFTSGDGKPAHKDFGHFYGSSYVAAPDGTRTPGLSRTQDGLLVTSVDLNLCQEISDKWMFRATARHEMYAESLKESTQLEFKQDIIKEK